A stretch of the Streptosporangium sp. NBC_01755 genome encodes the following:
- a CDS encoding ABC transporter permease, with translation MSQPESAIADAQAGGPSNGTPEPLAKLAARYGLRRAIARPSLPVYLRQLWERRHFVMTYATSRNVSKYSNSALGQLWQVLTPLLNAAIYFLMFGVILGASKDIENYPAFLITGMFVFTYTQRSVSGGAKAISGNLSLIRALHFPRAALPLAYTIQEFQQLLISMGVLLGLVLLTQEPVTLLWLLIPVALALQTMFNIGASLVLARFGSTARDLNQLLPFIMRTWLYASGVFFSIEDRVVGPDGAGLPQWVADIMYFNPAAAYIELMRDLLMQTHPARPYIWAVCVFWAVFALLGGFWYFWRAEEKYGRG, from the coding sequence ATGAGCCAGCCGGAATCCGCGATCGCGGACGCCCAGGCGGGCGGCCCGAGTAACGGCACCCCAGAGCCGCTGGCCAAGCTCGCCGCGCGTTACGGACTTCGGCGTGCCATCGCACGCCCGAGTCTGCCCGTCTACCTACGCCAGCTGTGGGAACGACGGCATTTCGTCATGACGTACGCGACCTCGCGCAACGTCTCGAAGTACAGCAACTCAGCCCTGGGCCAGCTCTGGCAGGTCCTCACCCCACTGCTGAACGCCGCGATCTACTTCCTGATGTTCGGCGTGATCCTGGGCGCGAGCAAGGACATCGAGAACTACCCGGCCTTCCTCATCACCGGGATGTTCGTCTTCACCTACACGCAGCGCTCGGTGAGCGGCGGCGCCAAAGCGATCTCCGGCAACCTGTCACTGATCCGGGCCCTGCACTTCCCGCGCGCCGCGCTCCCGCTGGCCTACACGATCCAGGAGTTCCAGCAGCTCCTGATCTCCATGGGCGTGCTGCTCGGTCTGGTGCTGCTCACCCAGGAGCCCGTCACCCTCCTGTGGCTGCTGATCCCGGTCGCCCTGGCGCTGCAGACCATGTTCAACATCGGCGCCAGCCTGGTGCTGGCCCGGTTCGGCTCCACCGCCCGCGACCTGAACCAGCTGCTGCCCTTCATCATGCGCACCTGGCTCTACGCCTCCGGCGTCTTCTTCTCCATCGAGGACAGGGTGGTGGGCCCCGACGGCGCCGGTCTCCCCCAGTGGGTCGCCGACATCATGTACTTCAACCCGGCCGCCGCGTACATCGAGCTCATGCGGGACCTGCTCATGCAGACCCACCCGGCCCGGCCCTACATCTGGGCGGTCTGCGTATTCTGGGCAGTGTTCGCTCTGCTCGGCGGCTTCTGGTACTTCTGGCGAGCCGAGGAGAAGTACGGCCGTGGCTGA
- a CDS encoding ABC transporter permease — protein sequence MNRYILRRLIQAIPVLLGATLLIYAIVFALPGDPIAASAGEKRMDPNIVDVLREQYHLNDPFLVQYWYYIVGLLGGDFGTTFAGVGVGDIMAGKFQVTINLAVTALVMEAVIGVGLGLYAALRHGRAGDSLILAATLVLISVPVLVTGFVLQLLLGVKLKQAGIDLFPVAGVSEGWRGYLLPGFVLAGTSIAYLTRLTRNSLVEILRADYIRTAVAKGLPRSRVVGRHALRNALIPLITYLGADLGALMGGAVITETIFNLPGIGQQLFSSVYLREQPVVVGIVTVLVLIYILANLVVDLLYAVLDPRIRYE from the coding sequence ATGAACCGTTACATTCTCAGACGCCTGATCCAGGCGATACCAGTCCTGCTGGGCGCCACCCTGCTCATCTACGCCATCGTCTTCGCGCTGCCCGGTGACCCCATCGCGGCGTCGGCGGGCGAGAAGCGGATGGACCCCAACATCGTCGACGTCCTGCGCGAGCAGTACCACCTGAACGATCCGTTCCTGGTGCAGTACTGGTACTACATCGTCGGCCTGCTGGGCGGCGACTTCGGCACCACCTTCGCCGGTGTCGGGGTCGGCGACATCATGGCGGGAAAGTTCCAGGTGACCATCAACCTGGCGGTGACCGCCCTGGTGATGGAGGCGGTCATCGGCGTGGGCCTCGGCCTGTACGCGGCGCTGCGCCACGGCAGGGCCGGTGACTCGCTGATCCTCGCTGCCACGCTGGTGCTGATCTCGGTGCCCGTCCTGGTCACCGGCTTCGTGCTCCAGTTGCTGCTGGGCGTGAAGCTCAAGCAGGCCGGGATCGATCTCTTCCCCGTCGCGGGCGTGTCCGAGGGCTGGCGCGGCTACCTGCTGCCCGGCTTCGTGCTCGCCGGGACGTCGATCGCCTATCTCACCCGGCTCACCAGGAACAGCCTGGTGGAGATCCTGCGCGCCGACTACATTCGCACCGCGGTGGCCAAGGGCCTGCCCAGAAGCCGGGTCGTCGGCCGGCACGCGCTGCGCAACGCGCTGATCCCGCTGATCACCTACCTCGGCGCCGACCTCGGCGCGTTGATGGGCGGTGCGGTGATCACTGAGACGATCTTCAACCTGCCGGGAATCGGCCAGCAGCTGTTCAGCTCGGTCTACCTGCGCGAGCAGCCGGTGGTCGTCGGCATCGTGACGGTGCTGGTGCTGATCTACATCCTGGCCAACCTGGTCGTCGACCTGCTCTACGCCGTGCTCGACCCGAGGATCCGCTATGAGTGA
- a CDS encoding YbhB/YbcL family Raf kinase inhibitor-like protein produces the protein MSTRPPIPYDFLPQVPTLTVESDDVRDGERLAKAQVFNDWGFNGQNVSPHLRWSGAPEGTLGYAVTCFDPDAPTGSGFWHWLLFDIPADVTELPAGAGAGDGGVGVHGRNDYGINAYGGAAPPPGYPHRYIFAVHALDVEKLGLDAGTSAAVLGFNITVHTLARGYIIPEYEN, from the coding sequence GTGTCCACCCGGCCACCGATTCCGTACGACTTCCTGCCCCAGGTTCCCACTCTGACCGTCGAAAGCGACGACGTGCGCGACGGCGAGCGCCTGGCCAAGGCCCAGGTGTTCAACGACTGGGGATTCAACGGCCAGAACGTCTCGCCTCACCTGCGCTGGTCCGGCGCGCCTGAGGGCACCCTCGGCTACGCCGTGACGTGCTTCGACCCCGATGCGCCCACCGGCAGCGGGTTCTGGCACTGGCTGCTGTTCGACATCCCCGCGGACGTGACCGAGCTGCCCGCCGGCGCGGGGGCCGGTGACGGCGGCGTGGGCGTGCACGGCCGAAACGACTACGGCATCAACGCCTACGGCGGCGCCGCACCGCCCCCCGGGTACCCGCACCGCTACATCTTCGCGGTGCACGCCCTCGACGTGGAGAAACTCGGCCTCGACGCCGGCACCTCGGCTGCCGTGCTGGGTTTCAACATCACCGTCCACACCTTGGCCCGCGGATACATCATCCCCGAGTACGAGAACTAG
- the plsX gene encoding phosphate acyltransferase PlsX, with protein sequence MPIALDAMGGDHAPDEIVAGAVRAVREHGISIVLVGAPRPLYEALSRHDATTEIPIVRAEEALAMDEGALASLRRPRSSIAVACHLVRRGDACAVVSAGSTAGIVATGKLRLRGQPGVLRPAIAVALPTRPTPTVLLDAGANAEVKAEMLVQFAHLGAAYAETAMGIENPRIGLLTIGSEPEKGNKLVKRAHELLSAAPGLDFSGNVEGHDLLTRTVDVIVTDGFTGNVALKTMEGSVRYAFAELRETIKESRTARVGGLLQKRRIRELYRRLDPEVHGGAVLLGLNGTVVIAHGASHAKGVSAACVLAAKLAHEGVVHRIGERLATIPRPHRLW encoded by the coding sequence ATGCCTATCGCCCTTGACGCGATGGGCGGCGACCACGCCCCCGACGAGATCGTGGCGGGAGCCGTACGGGCGGTGCGAGAGCACGGGATCTCCATCGTGCTCGTCGGCGCCCCCCGCCCCCTGTATGAGGCGCTCTCCCGGCATGACGCGACCACCGAGATCCCGATCGTCAGGGCCGAGGAGGCTCTGGCCATGGACGAGGGTGCCCTCGCCAGCCTGCGCCGCCCGCGCTCCAGCATCGCCGTCGCCTGCCACCTCGTCCGGCGGGGTGACGCCTGCGCCGTGGTCTCCGCCGGTTCCACCGCCGGGATCGTGGCCACCGGAAAACTCCGGCTCCGCGGCCAGCCCGGCGTGCTCAGGCCCGCCATCGCCGTCGCCCTGCCGACCAGACCCACCCCGACCGTCCTGCTGGACGCCGGGGCGAACGCCGAGGTCAAAGCCGAGATGCTGGTGCAGTTCGCACACCTCGGCGCCGCCTACGCCGAGACGGCCATGGGCATCGAGAATCCCCGGATCGGCCTGCTGACCATCGGCAGCGAGCCGGAGAAGGGCAACAAGCTCGTCAAACGTGCCCACGAACTACTGTCGGCCGCCCCCGGCCTCGACTTCTCGGGCAACGTCGAGGGCCACGACCTGCTCACCCGTACCGTGGATGTCATCGTCACCGACGGATTCACCGGCAACGTGGCACTCAAGACCATGGAGGGCAGCGTCCGCTACGCCTTCGCCGAACTCCGTGAGACGATCAAGGAGAGCCGGACGGCCAGGGTGGGCGGCCTGCTGCAGAAGAGGCGCATCAGGGAGCTCTACCGGCGGCTCGACCCCGAGGTCCACGGCGGGGCCGTGCTGCTCGGGCTGAACGGCACCGTGGTCATCGCGCACGGCGCCTCACACGCCAAAGGGGTGAGCGCCGCCTGCGTGCTCGCGGCCAAGCTGGCCCATGAGGGCGTGGTGCACCGTATCGGCGAGCGCCTCGCCACCATCCCCCGCCCACACCGCCTCTGGTGA
- a CDS encoding ABC transporter permease, whose protein sequence is MSDTLAPADRPRDGGAERGARASRPPKGASLWTDAWYDLRRRPLFIGSAILIGVLVAMAVFPSLFTSVNPFDAATCDLAQARQGMSAVHWFGTDNLGCDVYSRAVYGARNSMVVGLSTTVVTALVGGLLGLLAGFRGGALDTLLSRITEIFFAIPSILGALLILAIFRTGNVWTVMLALAVLAWPMTYRIMRAAVITAKGQDYVLAARALGASEPRIMFRHILPNAVASVIVVATINLGTFIAAEAGLSFLGVGLRSPDISWGLMISDARERFLEAPWPLLFPALFLSLTVLAFIMLGDAVRDALDPKLR, encoded by the coding sequence ATGAGTGACACCCTTGCCCCGGCGGACAGGCCCAGGGACGGTGGAGCGGAACGGGGCGCGAGAGCGTCCAGGCCGCCCAAGGGCGCGAGCCTGTGGACCGATGCCTGGTACGACCTGCGACGCCGGCCGCTCTTCATCGGTTCGGCGATCCTCATCGGCGTCCTGGTCGCCATGGCCGTCTTCCCCTCGCTGTTCACCTCGGTGAACCCGTTCGACGCCGCGACCTGCGATCTGGCCCAGGCCAGGCAGGGCATGAGCGCCGTTCACTGGTTCGGCACCGACAACCTCGGCTGCGACGTCTACTCCCGAGCCGTCTACGGTGCCCGCAACTCGATGGTGGTCGGCCTGAGCACCACGGTCGTCACCGCGCTGGTGGGCGGTCTGCTCGGCCTCCTCGCCGGGTTCAGGGGCGGTGCGCTGGACACGCTGCTCTCCCGGATCACGGAGATCTTCTTCGCGATCCCGTCGATCCTCGGCGCCCTGCTCATCCTGGCGATCTTCCGTACCGGCAACGTGTGGACGGTCATGCTCGCGCTGGCGGTGCTGGCCTGGCCGATGACGTACCGGATCATGCGGGCGGCGGTGATCACCGCCAAGGGGCAGGACTACGTGCTCGCGGCGCGGGCGCTCGGCGCCTCCGAACCGAGGATCATGTTCCGGCACATCCTGCCGAACGCGGTCGCCTCGGTGATCGTGGTCGCCACGATCAACCTGGGCACTTTCATCGCCGCCGAGGCAGGCCTGTCGTTCCTCGGGGTGGGCCTGCGCTCACCCGACATCTCGTGGGGGCTCATGATCTCCGACGCCAGGGAGCGTTTCCTGGAGGCCCCGTGGCCGCTGCTGTTCCCGGCGCTGTTCCTGAGCCTGACGGTGCTGGCCTTCATCATGCTGGGCGACGCCGTCCGCGACGCCCTCGACCCGAAGCTGCGGTAG
- a CDS encoding DUF1707 SHOCT-like domain-containing protein — protein sequence MTSHDPVLRASDADRDHVAAVLGEALATGRLTSVEHADRRGGEGSPVIRVVGRATFGKIIVSRESTDWNLPGTP from the coding sequence ATGACGTCTCATGACCCCGTCCTGCGCGCCTCCGACGCCGACCGCGACCACGTGGCCGCGGTGCTGGGTGAGGCGCTCGCCACCGGCCGCCTGACCAGCGTCGAGCACGCCGACCGTCGGGGCGGCGAGGGCTCTCCCGTCATCCGGGTCGTCGGCCGGGCCACCTTCGGAAAGATCATCGTTTCCCGGGAGAGCACCGACTGGAATCTCCCCGGAACTCCCTGA
- a CDS encoding ABC transporter ATP-binding protein: MVRHISDRVGVMYLGRMVELGKDTEIYDRPVHPYTQALLSAVPVPDPEGRERRERIVLQGDPPSPANPPSGCRFRTRCWKAAEICAVEEPPLRIRPGTGHASACHFAEIHDVTYARGGAEHRPPEVWRR, translated from the coding sequence GTGGTCCGGCACATCTCCGACCGGGTCGGAGTGATGTACCTGGGCAGGATGGTCGAGCTCGGCAAGGACACCGAGATCTACGACCGGCCCGTCCACCCCTACACCCAGGCGCTGCTGTCGGCCGTTCCGGTGCCCGACCCGGAGGGACGGGAGCGGCGAGAGCGGATCGTCCTCCAGGGTGACCCGCCGTCCCCGGCCAACCCGCCGTCGGGCTGCCGGTTCCGTACGCGGTGCTGGAAGGCGGCGGAGATCTGCGCCGTCGAGGAGCCGCCGCTGCGGATCCGGCCGGGCACCGGGCACGCGAGCGCCTGCCACTTCGCCGAGATCCACGACGTGACATACGCGCGGGGAGGCGCGGAGCACAGGCCACCGGAGGTCTGGAGGCGGTGA
- a CDS encoding DUF3263 domain-containing protein, with amino-acid sequence MDTEPISGDSAGGGAAREPASPALTDRERELLAFERRWWRHAGAKEQAVREAFDISATRYYQLLSELIDLPAALAHDPMLVKRLRRLRETRRSDRATRKMGLRP; translated from the coding sequence ATGGACACCGAGCCGATCTCCGGTGACAGTGCCGGCGGCGGGGCTGCCCGAGAGCCCGCGTCGCCTGCTCTCACCGACAGGGAGCGGGAGTTGCTCGCCTTCGAGCGCCGGTGGTGGCGCCACGCGGGCGCCAAGGAACAGGCGGTCCGCGAGGCCTTCGACATCTCCGCGACGCGTTACTACCAGTTGCTCAGCGAGCTCATCGATCTACCGGCGGCACTTGCCCACGATCCGATGCTGGTCAAGCGCCTGCGCCGGCTCCGTGAGACGCGCCGGAGCGATCGCGCCACCCGGAAGATGGGCTTACGCCCCTGA
- a CDS encoding SAM hydrolase/SAM-dependent halogenase family protein, giving the protein MTSVISLLTDYGLEDGYIAACHGVIVRISPESRIIDVCHLVPLGDVRRGAAILAQTITYLPPGVHIAAVDPSGSRRAVAVEAGDHVFLGPDNGLLSWAIHASGGARAAYELSNEEFFLPPLSPTFHGRDLFAPVAAHLAIGRHPAELGPEIPINRLISLPAPTSTIRDDYAEGEVLSVNRHGNVQLSIGAADLMTMGVSPGDTLVVWLGGWRLAVPFRESFTAVPPGEVVAFIDSVGLVTLAINSSDASQRLGLPPGARVRLSPAP; this is encoded by the coding sequence GTGACCTCTGTCATCAGCCTTCTCACCGACTACGGACTGGAAGACGGCTATATCGCCGCCTGTCACGGCGTGATCGTCAGGATCTCTCCGGAGTCGCGGATCATTGACGTTTGCCATCTGGTGCCCCTGGGAGACGTGCGGCGCGGTGCGGCGATCCTGGCCCAGACGATCACCTACCTGCCTCCCGGCGTGCACATCGCCGCGGTGGATCCCAGCGGCTCGCGCAGGGCCGTGGCGGTCGAGGCCGGCGACCACGTGTTCCTGGGCCCGGACAACGGACTGCTGTCGTGGGCGATCCACGCCAGCGGAGGCGCGCGGGCCGCCTACGAACTGTCCAACGAGGAGTTCTTCCTGCCTCCTCTCTCGCCGACCTTCCACGGGCGCGACCTCTTCGCACCCGTCGCGGCGCATCTGGCGATCGGGCGGCATCCGGCCGAACTGGGGCCGGAGATCCCGATAAACCGATTGATCTCGCTGCCCGCGCCCACCTCGACGATCCGGGACGACTATGCCGAGGGGGAGGTGCTGTCGGTCAACCGGCACGGCAACGTCCAACTGTCGATCGGCGCCGCCGACCTGATGACGATGGGTGTCTCACCGGGAGACACACTGGTGGTCTGGCTGGGCGGGTGGCGGCTCGCGGTGCCGTTCAGGGAGTCCTTCACCGCGGTCCCTCCCGGGGAGGTCGTGGCCTTCATCGACTCGGTCGGACTGGTCACGCTGGCGATCAACTCCAGCGACGCCTCCCAACGACTGGGCCTGCCGCCGGGAGCCCGCGTGCGCCTCTCACCCGCGCCATGA
- a CDS encoding ABC transporter ATP-binding protein has product MKKTSTPVVPSGEAPGGEPLLAVDDLHVEFVTRQGVVRAVNGVSYSLNPGETLAVLGESGSGKSVTAQAVMGILDTPPARVSRGAIRFRGTDLLGLPERARSQIRGRRIAMIFQDALSALNPVFTVGFQIGEMFRVHRGVSRRDAEKRAIELMDRVRIPGARQRVHDYPHQFSGGMRQRIMIAITTCRWSGTSPTGSE; this is encoded by the coding sequence GTGAAGAAGACCTCGACGCCGGTGGTGCCGTCCGGGGAGGCTCCCGGCGGTGAGCCGCTGCTCGCCGTCGACGACCTGCACGTGGAGTTCGTGACCAGGCAGGGTGTGGTCAGGGCGGTCAACGGGGTCAGCTACTCGCTGAATCCCGGGGAGACGCTCGCCGTGCTCGGCGAGTCGGGCTCGGGCAAGTCGGTGACCGCGCAGGCCGTCATGGGCATCCTCGACACGCCGCCGGCCCGTGTTTCCAGGGGCGCGATCCGCTTCCGGGGCACTGACCTGCTCGGGCTGCCCGAGCGGGCCCGCTCCCAGATCCGTGGCCGGCGGATCGCGATGATCTTCCAGGACGCGCTCTCCGCGCTGAACCCGGTGTTCACCGTCGGTTTCCAGATCGGCGAGATGTTCCGGGTGCACCGGGGCGTCTCCAGGCGCGACGCCGAGAAGAGGGCGATCGAGCTGATGGACCGGGTCCGCATCCCCGGGGCCAGGCAGCGGGTGCACGACTACCCGCACCAGTTCTCCGGGGGGATGCGCCAGCGCATCATGATCGCGATCACGACCTGTCGGTGGTCCGGCACATCTCCGACCGGGTCGGAGTGA
- a CDS encoding ABC transporter ATP-binding protein translates to MAELTEELSGVKAEEPAVPGTDVRVHPNPEPVKDAREGTPTVIVDDLHIIYRVYGAASDVEKGNAVNALMRLVKRQGRPQMKEVHAVRGVSFVARHGDAIGIVGRNGSGKSTMLRAIAGLLPPHSGAVYTNGQPSLLGVNAALMRELTGERNIVLGCYAMGMNPAQVKEKYDDIVDFSGIGEFVQFPMSTYSSGMGARLRFAIASARSHDVLLIDEALATGDREFRRKSQDRIKKMRDEAGTVFLVAHNLDVIEETCNRVIWLHKGKIKMDGDPQTVLAAYNKG, encoded by the coding sequence GTGGCTGAGTTGACCGAGGAGCTGTCCGGAGTGAAGGCCGAGGAGCCCGCCGTGCCCGGCACGGACGTCAGGGTGCATCCCAACCCCGAACCCGTCAAGGACGCCCGGGAGGGCACCCCCACGGTCATCGTGGACGACCTGCACATCATCTACCGGGTCTACGGCGCGGCCAGCGACGTGGAGAAGGGCAACGCCGTCAACGCCCTGATGCGCCTCGTCAAGCGCCAGGGACGGCCGCAGATGAAAGAGGTCCACGCCGTGCGCGGCGTGTCCTTCGTGGCCCGTCACGGCGACGCCATCGGCATCGTCGGCCGCAACGGCTCCGGCAAGTCCACCATGCTGCGCGCCATCGCCGGGCTCCTGCCCCCGCATTCCGGCGCCGTCTACACCAACGGCCAGCCCTCCCTGCTCGGTGTCAACGCCGCGCTGATGCGCGAGCTCACCGGCGAGCGCAACATCGTGCTCGGCTGCTACGCGATGGGCATGAACCCCGCGCAGGTCAAGGAGAAGTACGACGACATCGTCGACTTCTCCGGCATCGGGGAGTTCGTGCAGTTCCCCATGTCCACCTACTCCTCGGGCATGGGCGCCAGGCTCCGCTTCGCCATCGCCTCGGCCAGGTCCCACGACGTGCTGCTCATCGACGAGGCACTGGCCACCGGCGACCGCGAGTTCCGGCGCAAGAGTCAGGACCGGATCAAGAAGATGCGCGACGAGGCCGGCACCGTCTTCCTGGTCGCCCACAACCTCGACGTGATCGAGGAGACCTGCAACCGGGTCATCTGGCTGCACAAGGGCAAAATCAAGATGGACGGCGACCCGCAGACGGTCCTCGCCGCATACAACAAGGGCTGA
- a CDS encoding peptide ABC transporter substrate-binding protein, producing the protein MRVTKGARLAAGTALLALAPAACGGSTSSGSGTASADLPVRMELGEPQKLFYPGDTVESEGAEVMAAVFAPLVGYDENKQVVDEVAESIESKDNRVWTIKLKPGYTWHNGEKLIAQNYVDAWNYAADQDNAQGANGFFSRIDGWADLNPGEGRTVSTKEMKGLKVVDESTFTVTLAKPFSQFKTMLGYTAFYPLPTVAFGGDGKITEAYAKKPIGQGYFQFDKPFNKGTDQSIDLTRYDKFPGTKPKFTKLRFKLYTSSETAFNDLAAGNLDIHDSLPPSAIARAKSEFGERYLDEADAGVAYIGFPMQYNKTYANVKVREAISMAIDRETIADKVFSGTRAPADDFINPLLDGYRPGACAVCVYDPAKAQEQYTAGNGPKTLELGYNSDGPHKEWIEAVANSLRANLDVEVTVKPFEKFAAILDELDQKTYGGMFRMGWAIDYPSAENYLTPLFSTVEIKTGSNYAGWSNKEFDELLAKGDSAATREEGLKFYQQADDILIREMPYIPVYFYRTNAAFSQNVKGVKIDLLNQIKWTEVEKAG; encoded by the coding sequence ATGCGCGTTACCAAGGGTGCGCGGCTCGCCGCCGGCACCGCGCTACTCGCCCTCGCGCCGGCCGCGTGCGGCGGTTCGACGTCCTCGGGCAGCGGGACGGCCTCGGCCGACCTGCCGGTGCGGATGGAACTCGGCGAGCCGCAGAAGCTCTTCTACCCCGGTGACACCGTCGAGTCCGAGGGCGCTGAGGTCATGGCCGCGGTCTTCGCGCCGCTGGTCGGCTACGACGAGAACAAGCAGGTCGTGGACGAGGTCGCCGAGTCGATCGAGTCGAAGGACAACAGGGTATGGACGATCAAGCTCAAGCCCGGCTACACCTGGCACAACGGTGAGAAGCTGATCGCGCAGAACTACGTCGACGCGTGGAACTACGCCGCCGACCAGGACAACGCGCAGGGCGCCAACGGCTTCTTCAGCCGGATCGACGGCTGGGCCGACCTGAACCCGGGTGAGGGCCGGACCGTCTCCACGAAGGAGATGAAGGGCCTGAAGGTCGTCGACGAGAGCACCTTCACCGTCACCCTCGCCAAGCCGTTCTCGCAGTTCAAGACGATGCTGGGCTACACGGCGTTCTACCCGCTGCCCACGGTGGCCTTCGGCGGCGACGGAAAGATCACCGAGGCGTACGCCAAGAAGCCGATCGGCCAGGGCTACTTCCAGTTCGACAAGCCGTTCAACAAGGGCACCGACCAGTCGATCGACCTCACCCGATACGACAAGTTCCCCGGGACGAAGCCGAAGTTCACCAAGCTCCGGTTCAAGCTCTACACGAGCTCGGAGACCGCGTTCAACGACCTGGCCGCGGGCAACCTCGACATCCACGACTCGCTGCCCCCGTCCGCGATCGCCAGGGCCAAGTCGGAGTTCGGCGAGCGCTACCTGGACGAGGCGGACGCCGGTGTCGCCTACATCGGCTTCCCCATGCAGTACAACAAGACGTACGCGAACGTGAAGGTCCGCGAGGCCATCTCCATGGCCATCGACCGCGAGACCATCGCCGACAAGGTCTTCTCCGGCACGCGTGCCCCGGCGGACGACTTCATCAACCCGCTGCTCGACGGATACCGCCCCGGCGCCTGCGCGGTCTGCGTCTACGACCCGGCCAAGGCCCAGGAGCAGTACACCGCGGGCAACGGCCCCAAGACCCTGGAGCTGGGTTACAACTCCGACGGTCCGCACAAGGAGTGGATCGAGGCCGTCGCCAACAGCCTCCGCGCCAACCTGGACGTCGAGGTGACGGTCAAGCCGTTCGAGAAGTTCGCCGCGATTCTCGACGAGCTCGACCAGAAGACCTACGGTGGCATGTTCCGCATGGGCTGGGCGATCGACTACCCCTCGGCGGAGAACTACCTGACCCCGCTCTTCTCCACCGTCGAGATCAAGACCGGTTCCAACTACGCCGGCTGGTCGAACAAGGAGTTCGACGAGCTCCTCGCCAAGGGCGACTCCGCCGCGACGCGGGAGGAGGGCCTGAAGTTCTACCAGCAGGCCGACGACATCCTGATCAGGGAAATGCCCTACATCCCGGTGTACTTCTACCGGACCAACGCCGCGTTCTCCCAGAACGTCAAGGGCGTCAAGATCGACCTGCTCAACCAGATCAAGTGGACCGAGGTCGAGAAGGCCGGCTGA